In Oenanthe melanoleuca isolate GR-GAL-2019-014 chromosome 19, OMel1.0, whole genome shotgun sequence, a genomic segment contains:
- the MYO18A gene encoding unconventional myosin-XVIIIa isoform X2, with translation MVIINPLSSPSMYSEKVMHMFKGCRREDTSPHIYAVAQAAYRSMLMSRQDQAIVLLGASGSGKTTNCQHLVQYLATIAGSTGKVFSVEKWQALYTILEAFGNSSTGMNGNATRFSQIISLDFDQAGQVASASVQTLLLEKLRVARRPANEATFNVFYYLLACSDSTLRTELHFNHLAENNVFGIVPPSKPEEKQKATQQFGKLLTAMKVMGISGDEQKAFWLILGAIYHLGAAGATKEPLADGADADEAGRKQFARHEWAQKAAYLLGCSLEELSSAIFKHQPKGTLQRSTSFRQGPDESPLGDSGTGPKLTALECLEAMAAGLYSELFTLLISLLNRALKSSQHSVCSVTVVDTPGAQNPELAGQSRGATFEELCHNYAQERLQQLFHQRTFARELERYKEENIEVALADAEPSFSGSIAAVDQSSHQALVRSLARTDEARGLLWLLEEEALQPGGNEDTLLERLLSYYGPQEGGKKGHDPLLPSDKPRHFLLGHSSGTNWVEYDATGWLNYVKHNPASQNASVLLQESQKKVISSLFAGRGGSALVLSGSVAGLEGGSQLALRRATSMRKTFTTGVAAVKKKSLCIQIKLQVDALIDSIKKSKLHFVHCFLPKAGGGGDPPAAPCRRVSGSELELPAEHCEAGLMQLDVPLLRAQLRGSRLLDALRMYRQGYPDHMVFAEFRRRFDVLAPHLTKKHGRNYIVVDEKRAVEELLESLDLEKSSYHMGLSRVFFRAGSLARLEEQRDTQTSRNITLFQAACRGFLARQHFKKRKIQDLAIRCVQKNIKKNKGVKDWPWWKLFTTVRPLIEVQLTEDQIRGKDEEIQQLKSKLEKVEKERNELRLNSDRLESRITELTSELTDERNTGESASQLLDAETAERLRAEKEMKDLQAKYDALKKQMESMEMEVMEARLIRAAELNGELDDDDSGGEWRMKYERAVREIDFTKKRLQQELEDKLEVEQQGKRQLERKLADLQADSEESQRALQQLKKKCQRLAAELQDTKLHLEGQQGRNHDLEKKQRRFDSELSQAHEEAQRERLQREKLSREKDVLVAEVFGLKQLLEDKDSDIAGLTQKAEALEAELQDISSQESKDEASLAKVKKQLRDLEAKVKDQEEELDEQAGTIQMLEQAKLRLEMEMERLRQTHAKEVESRDEEVEEIRQSCQKKLKQMEVQLEEEYEDKQKVLREKRELESKLSAVSEQANQRDFETEKRLRRDLKRTKALLADAQIMLDHLKNNAPSKREITQLKNQLEESEFTCAAAVKARKSMEVEIEDLHLQIDDLAKAKAALEEQLSRLQREKNEVQSRLEEDQEDMNELMKKHKAAVAQASRDMAQMNDLQAQLEEVSKEKQELQEKLQGLQSQLEFLEQSMVDKSLVSRQEAKIRELETRLEFERTQVKRLESLATRLKENMEKLTEERDQRAAAENREKEQNKRLQRQLRDVKEEMGELAKKEAEASRKKHELEMDLESLEAANQSLQSDLKLAFKRIGDLQAAIEDEMESDSNEDLINSDGDSDVDSELEERVDGVKSWLSKNKGSSKALSDDGSLKGSSPTSSRHTFTYDRWDDEQDAGGSTRRSSRSSPSASEAESRAAETPA, from the exons ATGGTCATCATCAACCCGCTGAGCTCGCCCTCCATGTACTCTGAGAAG GTCATGCACATGTTCAAGGGGTGCCGCAGGGAGGACACGTCCCCGCACATCTACGCGGTGGCGCAGGCGGCGTACCGCAGCATGCTGATGAGCCGCCAGGACCAGGCCATCGTCCTGCTGGGCGCCAGCGGCAGCGGCAAAACCACCAACTGCCAGCACCTGGTCCAGTACCTCGCCACCATCGCCGGTAGCACCGGCAAGGTCTTCTCCG TGGAGAAGTGGCAGGCTCTCTACACCATCCTGGAGGCTTTTGGCAATAGCAGCACCGGCATGAACGGCAACGCCACCCGCTTCTCGCAGATCATCTCTCTGGACTTCGACCAGGCTGGGCAGGTGGCGTCTGCCTCTGTACAG acgctgctgctggagaagctgcGCGTGGCCCGGCGCCCAGCCAACGAGGCCACCTTCAACGTCTTCTACTACCTGCTGGCCTGCTCTGACAGCACCCTGCG GACTGAGCTTCACTTCAATCACCTGGCAGAGAACAATGTCTTCGGCATCGTGCCTCCCTCCAAG ccagaggaaaagcagaaggcaaCCCAGCAGTTTGGCAAGCTCCTGACAGCTATGAAGGTGATGGGCATCTCAGGAGACGAGCAGAAAGCCTTCTGGCTCATCCTGGGGGCCATCTACCACCTGGGAGCTGCCGGGGCAACCAAAG AGCCACTGGCAGATGGAGCTG ACGCCGACGAAG CTGGGAGGAAGCAGTTTGCCCGGCACGAGTGGGCTCAGAAAGCCGCCtacctgctgggctgcagcctggaggagctcTCCTCTGCCATCTTCAAGCACCAGCCCAAGGGCACCCTGCAGCGCTCCACCTCCTTCCGCCAGGGCCCCGATGAGTCTCCCCTGGGGGACAGTGGCACAG GTCCCAAGCTGACGGCGCTGGAGTGCCTGGAGGCCATGGCAGCTGGCTTGTACTCCGAGCTCTTCACACTCCTCATCTCCCTCCTCAACAG GGCGCTGAAGTCCAGCCAGCACTCGGTGTGCTCCGTGACGGTGGTGGACACTCCTGGGGCGCAGAACCCcgagctggcagggcagagcaggggggcCACCTTCGAGGAGCTGTGCCACAACTACGCCCAGGAGcgcctgcagcagctcttccacCAGCGCACCTTTGCCCGCGAGCTGGAGAGATACAAGGAG GAGAACATAGAGGTTGCCCTGGCTGATGCTGAGCCCAGCTTCTCTGGCTCCATAGCTGCTGTGGACCAGTCCTCACACCAGGCACTG gtccGGTCTCTGGCCCGCACGGACGAGGCGCGGGGGCTGCTGTGGCTTCTGGAGGaggaggctctgcagccaggtggCAACGAGGACACCTTGCTGGAGCGGCTCTTGTCCTACTACGGCCCACAGGAAGGGGGCAAAAAAG GGCACGaccctctgctccccagtgACAAACCCCGACACTTCCTCCTGGGACACAGCTCGGGGACCAACTGGGTGGAGTACGATGCCACAGGATGGCTCAACTACGTCAAGCACAACCCAGCCTCCCAAAAcgcctctgtcctgctgcaggagtcCCAAAA GAAGGTGATCAGCAGCCTGTTCGCCGGGCGCGGCGGCTCGGCGCTGGTGCTGTCGGGCTCGGTGGCCGGGCTGGAGGGCGGCTCCCAGCTGGCCCTGCGCCGTGCCACCAGCATGCGCAAGACCTTCACCACCGGCGTGGCTGCCGTCAAGAAGAAATCCCTCTGCATCCAGATCAAGCTGCAAGTG GACGCCCTCATCGACAGCATCAAGAAGTCCAAGCTGCACTTTGTGCACTGTTTCCTGCCCAaggcggggggcggcggggaccCCCCGGCTGCGCCGTGCCGGCGGGTGAGCGGCAGCGAGCTGGAGCTGCCGGCGGAGCACTGCGAGGCCGGGCTGATGCAGCTGGACGTGCCCCTGCTGCGCGCCCAGCTGCGCGGCTCCCGCCTGCTCGACGCCCTGCGCATGTACCGCCAAG gTTACCCTGACCACATGGTGTTTGCGGAGTTCAGGCGGCGCTTTGATGTCCTGGCCCCACACCTGACCAAAAAGCACGGGCGCAACTACATCGTGGTGGATGAGAAGCGG gcagtggaGGAGCTCCTGGAATCACTGGACCTGGAGAAGAGCAGCTACCACATGGGCTTGAGCCGG GTGTTTTTCCGGGCTGGATcactggccaggctggaggagcagcgGGACACACAGACCAGCAGGAACATCACCCTTTTCCAGGCGGCGTGCAGGGGCTTCCTGGCACGGCAGCACTTCAAGAAGAGAAAG ATCCAGGATTTGGCCATCCGGTGCGTGCAGAAGAACATCAAGAAGAACAAAGGGGTGAAGGATTGGCCCTGGTGGAAGCTCTTCACCACCGTGCGGCCCCTCATCGAGGTGCAGCTCACCGAGGACCAGATCCGTGGCAAAGAC GAAGAGATCCAGCAGCTGAAGAGCAAACTTGAGAAGGTGGAGAAGGAGCGTAACGAGTTGCGGCTCAACAGCGACCGCCTGGAGAGCAGG aTCACAGAGCTGACGTCGGAGCTGACGGACGAGCGGAACACCGGCGAGTCGgcctcccagctgctggacGCTGAGACGGCCGAGAGGCTGCGGGCTGAGAAGGAGATGAAGGACCTGCAG GCCAAGTACGATGCCCTGAAGAAGCAGATGGAGTCGATGGAGATGGAGGTGATGGAGGCTCGGCTCATCCGGGCTGCCGAGCTCAACGGGGAGCTCGACGATGATGATTCAG GTGGCGAATGGCGGATGAAATACGAGCGGGCAGTGCGGGAGATTGACTTCACCAAGAAgcggctgcagcaggagctggaggacaAGCTGGaggtggagcagcagggcaagaGGCAGCTGGAGCGCAAG CTGGCGGACCTGCAGGCGGACAGCGAGGAGAGCCAGcgggcactgcagcagctgaagaagaAGTGCCAGCGCCTGGCTGCCGAGCTGCAGGACACCAAGCTGCACctggagggacagcagggacgCAACCATGACCTGGAGAAGAAGCAGCGGAG GTTTGACAGTGAGCTCTCGCAAGCGCACGAGGAGGCGCAGCGGGAACGGCTGCAGCGGGAGAAGCTGAGCCGAGAGAAGGATGTGCTGGTGGCTGAGGTCTTTGGCCtcaagcagctgctggag GACAAGGACTCGGACATTGCAGGGCTGACACAGAAGGCGGAGGcgctggaggcagagctgcaggacatcTCCTCCCAGGAGTCAAAGGACGAAGCCTCCCTGGCCAAGGTGAAGAAACAGCTAAGGGACCTGGAGGCGAAGGTCAAAGACCAGGAGGAGGAACTGGATGAGCAGGCTGGGACCATCCAGATGCTGGAGCAG GCGAAGCTGCggctggagatggagatggagcGGCTGCGGCAGACCCACGCCAAGGAGGTGGAGAGCCGTGACGAGGAAGTGGAGGAGATCCGGCAGTCGTGCCAGAAGAAG CTGAAGCAGATGGaggtgcagctggaggaggagtaCGAGGACAAGCAGAAGGTGCTGAGAGAGAAGCGGGAGCTGGAGAGCAAGTTATCTGCTGTCAGCGAGCAG GCTAACCAGCGGGACTTTGAGACGGAAAAGCGCCTGCGCCGGGACCTGAAGAGAACAAAGGCGCTGCTGGCTGATGCTCAGATCATGCTGGACCACCTGAAAAACAACGCACCCAGCAAGAGGGAGATCACCCAGCTCAAGAATCAG ctggaagagTCGGAGTTcacctgtgcagctgctgtcaAGGCCCGAAAATCCATGGAGGTGGAGATCGAGGACCTCCACCTGCAGATCGACGACCTTGCCAAGGCCAAGGCAGCG ctggaggagcagctgagccgTCTGCAGCGGGAAAAGAATGAGGTGCAGAGCCGGCTGGAGGAGGACCAGGAGGACATGAATGAGCTGATGAAGAAGCACAAGGCAGCTGTGGCCCAG GCATCCCGGGACATGGCACAGATGAATGacctccaggcacagctggaggaggtcagcaaggagaagcaggagctgcaggagaag ctgcaaggtctgcagagccagctggaGTTCCTGGAGCAATCCATGGTGGACAAGTCTCTGGTGAGCCGGCAGGAGGCCAAGATCCGCGAGCTGGAGACCAGGCTGGAGTTCGAGAGGACGCAAGTCAAGCGCCTGGAG agcctGGCCACGCGGCTGAAGGAGAACATGGAGAAGCTGACAGAGGAGCGGGATCAGCGCGCAGCCGCCGAGAACCGGGAGAAGGAGCAGAACAAGcggctgcagaggcagctccgCGACGTCAAGGAGGAGATGGGCGAGCTGGCCAAGAAGGAGGCAGAGGCCAGCCGCAAGAAGCACGAGCTG GAGATGGACCTGGAGAGCCTGGAAGCCGCCAACCAGAGCCTGCAGTCAGACCTGAAGCTGGCCTTCAAGCGCATCGGGGACCTGCAGGCGGCCATCGAGGATGAGATGGAGAGTGACAGCAATGAGGACCTCATCAACAG TGACGGTGACTCAGATGTGGACTCGGAGCTGGAGGAGCGCGTGGATGGGGTGAAGTCTTGGCTCTCCAAGAACAAAGGCTCCTCCAAAGCGCTCTCGGATGATGGCAGCCTGAAGGGCAGCAG CCCCACGAGCTCCCGGCACACCTTCACCTACGACAGATGGGACGATGAGCAGGACGCCGGGGGCAGCACACGCCGCTCCTCCCGCAGCTCCCCCAGCGCCAGTGAGGCGGAGAGCCGGGCTGCCGAGACCCCTGCCtag
- the MYO18A gene encoding unconventional myosin-XVIIIa isoform X1, whose translation MVIINPLSSPSMYSEKVMHMFKGCRREDTSPHIYAVAQAAYRSMLMSRQDQAIVLLGASGSGKTTNCQHLVQYLATIAGSTGKVFSVEKWQALYTILEAFGNSSTGMNGNATRFSQIISLDFDQAGQVASASVQTLLLEKLRVARRPANEATFNVFYYLLACSDSTLRTELHFNHLAENNVFGIVPPSKPEEKQKATQQFGKLLTAMKVMGISGDEQKAFWLILGAIYHLGAAGATKAGRKQFARHEWAQKAAYLLGCSLEELSSAIFKHQPKGTLQRSTSFRQGPDESPLGDSGTGPKLTALECLEAMAAGLYSELFTLLISLLNRALKSSQHSVCSVTVVDTPGAQNPELAGQSRGATFEELCHNYAQERLQQLFHQRTFARELERYKEENIEVALADAEPSFSGSIAAVDQSSHQALVRSLARTDEARGLLWLLEEEALQPGGNEDTLLERLLSYYGPQEGGKKGHDPLLPSDKPRHFLLGHSSGTNWVEYDATGWLNYVKHNPASQNASVLLQESQKKVISSLFAGRGGSALVLSGSVAGLEGGSQLALRRATSMRKTFTTGVAAVKKKSLCIQIKLQVDALIDSIKKSKLHFVHCFLPKAGGGGDPPAAPCRRVSGSELELPAEHCEAGLMQLDVPLLRAQLRGSRLLDALRMYRQGYPDHMVFAEFRRRFDVLAPHLTKKHGRNYIVVDEKRAVEELLESLDLEKSSYHMGLSRVFFRAGSLARLEEQRDTQTSRNITLFQAACRGFLARQHFKKRKIQDLAIRCVQKNIKKNKGVKDWPWWKLFTTVRPLIEVQLTEDQIRGKDEEIQQLKSKLEKVEKERNELRLNSDRLESRITELTSELTDERNTGESASQLLDAETAERLRAEKEMKDLQAKYDALKKQMESMEMEVMEARLIRAAELNGELDDDDSGGEWRMKYERAVREIDFTKKRLQQELEDKLEVEQQGKRQLERKLADLQADSEESQRALQQLKKKCQRLAAELQDTKLHLEGQQGRNHDLEKKQRRFDSELSQAHEEAQRERLQREKLSREKDVLVAEVFGLKQLLEDKDSDIAGLTQKAEALEAELQDISSQESKDEASLAKVKKQLRDLEAKVKDQEEELDEQAGTIQMLEQAKLRLEMEMERLRQTHAKEVESRDEEVEEIRQSCQKKLKQMEVQLEEEYEDKQKVLREKRELESKLSAVSEQANQRDFETEKRLRRDLKRTKALLADAQIMLDHLKNNAPSKREITQLKNQLEESEFTCAAAVKARKSMEVEIEDLHLQIDDLAKAKAALEEQLSRLQREKNEVQSRLEEDQEDMNELMKKHKAAVAQASRDMAQMNDLQAQLEEVSKEKQELQEKLQGLQSQLEFLEQSMVDKSLVSRQEAKIRELETRLEFERTQVKRLESLATRLKENMEKLTEERDQRAAAENREKEQNKRLQRQLRDVKEEMGELAKKEAEASRKKHELEMDLESLEAANQSLQSDLKLAFKRIGDLQAAIEDEMESDSNEDLINSLQDMVAKYQKRKSKIDGDSDVDSELEERVDGVKSWLSKNKGSSKALSDDGSLKGSSPTSSRHTFTYDRWDDEQDAGGSTRRSSRSSPSASEAESRAAETPA comes from the exons ATGGTCATCATCAACCCGCTGAGCTCGCCCTCCATGTACTCTGAGAAG GTCATGCACATGTTCAAGGGGTGCCGCAGGGAGGACACGTCCCCGCACATCTACGCGGTGGCGCAGGCGGCGTACCGCAGCATGCTGATGAGCCGCCAGGACCAGGCCATCGTCCTGCTGGGCGCCAGCGGCAGCGGCAAAACCACCAACTGCCAGCACCTGGTCCAGTACCTCGCCACCATCGCCGGTAGCACCGGCAAGGTCTTCTCCG TGGAGAAGTGGCAGGCTCTCTACACCATCCTGGAGGCTTTTGGCAATAGCAGCACCGGCATGAACGGCAACGCCACCCGCTTCTCGCAGATCATCTCTCTGGACTTCGACCAGGCTGGGCAGGTGGCGTCTGCCTCTGTACAG acgctgctgctggagaagctgcGCGTGGCCCGGCGCCCAGCCAACGAGGCCACCTTCAACGTCTTCTACTACCTGCTGGCCTGCTCTGACAGCACCCTGCG GACTGAGCTTCACTTCAATCACCTGGCAGAGAACAATGTCTTCGGCATCGTGCCTCCCTCCAAG ccagaggaaaagcagaaggcaaCCCAGCAGTTTGGCAAGCTCCTGACAGCTATGAAGGTGATGGGCATCTCAGGAGACGAGCAGAAAGCCTTCTGGCTCATCCTGGGGGCCATCTACCACCTGGGAGCTGCCGGGGCAACCAAAG CTGGGAGGAAGCAGTTTGCCCGGCACGAGTGGGCTCAGAAAGCCGCCtacctgctgggctgcagcctggaggagctcTCCTCTGCCATCTTCAAGCACCAGCCCAAGGGCACCCTGCAGCGCTCCACCTCCTTCCGCCAGGGCCCCGATGAGTCTCCCCTGGGGGACAGTGGCACAG GTCCCAAGCTGACGGCGCTGGAGTGCCTGGAGGCCATGGCAGCTGGCTTGTACTCCGAGCTCTTCACACTCCTCATCTCCCTCCTCAACAG GGCGCTGAAGTCCAGCCAGCACTCGGTGTGCTCCGTGACGGTGGTGGACACTCCTGGGGCGCAGAACCCcgagctggcagggcagagcaggggggcCACCTTCGAGGAGCTGTGCCACAACTACGCCCAGGAGcgcctgcagcagctcttccacCAGCGCACCTTTGCCCGCGAGCTGGAGAGATACAAGGAG GAGAACATAGAGGTTGCCCTGGCTGATGCTGAGCCCAGCTTCTCTGGCTCCATAGCTGCTGTGGACCAGTCCTCACACCAGGCACTG gtccGGTCTCTGGCCCGCACGGACGAGGCGCGGGGGCTGCTGTGGCTTCTGGAGGaggaggctctgcagccaggtggCAACGAGGACACCTTGCTGGAGCGGCTCTTGTCCTACTACGGCCCACAGGAAGGGGGCAAAAAAG GGCACGaccctctgctccccagtgACAAACCCCGACACTTCCTCCTGGGACACAGCTCGGGGACCAACTGGGTGGAGTACGATGCCACAGGATGGCTCAACTACGTCAAGCACAACCCAGCCTCCCAAAAcgcctctgtcctgctgcaggagtcCCAAAA GAAGGTGATCAGCAGCCTGTTCGCCGGGCGCGGCGGCTCGGCGCTGGTGCTGTCGGGCTCGGTGGCCGGGCTGGAGGGCGGCTCCCAGCTGGCCCTGCGCCGTGCCACCAGCATGCGCAAGACCTTCACCACCGGCGTGGCTGCCGTCAAGAAGAAATCCCTCTGCATCCAGATCAAGCTGCAAGTG GACGCCCTCATCGACAGCATCAAGAAGTCCAAGCTGCACTTTGTGCACTGTTTCCTGCCCAaggcggggggcggcggggaccCCCCGGCTGCGCCGTGCCGGCGGGTGAGCGGCAGCGAGCTGGAGCTGCCGGCGGAGCACTGCGAGGCCGGGCTGATGCAGCTGGACGTGCCCCTGCTGCGCGCCCAGCTGCGCGGCTCCCGCCTGCTCGACGCCCTGCGCATGTACCGCCAAG gTTACCCTGACCACATGGTGTTTGCGGAGTTCAGGCGGCGCTTTGATGTCCTGGCCCCACACCTGACCAAAAAGCACGGGCGCAACTACATCGTGGTGGATGAGAAGCGG gcagtggaGGAGCTCCTGGAATCACTGGACCTGGAGAAGAGCAGCTACCACATGGGCTTGAGCCGG GTGTTTTTCCGGGCTGGATcactggccaggctggaggagcagcgGGACACACAGACCAGCAGGAACATCACCCTTTTCCAGGCGGCGTGCAGGGGCTTCCTGGCACGGCAGCACTTCAAGAAGAGAAAG ATCCAGGATTTGGCCATCCGGTGCGTGCAGAAGAACATCAAGAAGAACAAAGGGGTGAAGGATTGGCCCTGGTGGAAGCTCTTCACCACCGTGCGGCCCCTCATCGAGGTGCAGCTCACCGAGGACCAGATCCGTGGCAAAGAC GAAGAGATCCAGCAGCTGAAGAGCAAACTTGAGAAGGTGGAGAAGGAGCGTAACGAGTTGCGGCTCAACAGCGACCGCCTGGAGAGCAGG aTCACAGAGCTGACGTCGGAGCTGACGGACGAGCGGAACACCGGCGAGTCGgcctcccagctgctggacGCTGAGACGGCCGAGAGGCTGCGGGCTGAGAAGGAGATGAAGGACCTGCAG GCCAAGTACGATGCCCTGAAGAAGCAGATGGAGTCGATGGAGATGGAGGTGATGGAGGCTCGGCTCATCCGGGCTGCCGAGCTCAACGGGGAGCTCGACGATGATGATTCAG GTGGCGAATGGCGGATGAAATACGAGCGGGCAGTGCGGGAGATTGACTTCACCAAGAAgcggctgcagcaggagctggaggacaAGCTGGaggtggagcagcagggcaagaGGCAGCTGGAGCGCAAG CTGGCGGACCTGCAGGCGGACAGCGAGGAGAGCCAGcgggcactgcagcagctgaagaagaAGTGCCAGCGCCTGGCTGCCGAGCTGCAGGACACCAAGCTGCACctggagggacagcagggacgCAACCATGACCTGGAGAAGAAGCAGCGGAG GTTTGACAGTGAGCTCTCGCAAGCGCACGAGGAGGCGCAGCGGGAACGGCTGCAGCGGGAGAAGCTGAGCCGAGAGAAGGATGTGCTGGTGGCTGAGGTCTTTGGCCtcaagcagctgctggag GACAAGGACTCGGACATTGCAGGGCTGACACAGAAGGCGGAGGcgctggaggcagagctgcaggacatcTCCTCCCAGGAGTCAAAGGACGAAGCCTCCCTGGCCAAGGTGAAGAAACAGCTAAGGGACCTGGAGGCGAAGGTCAAAGACCAGGAGGAGGAACTGGATGAGCAGGCTGGGACCATCCAGATGCTGGAGCAG GCGAAGCTGCggctggagatggagatggagcGGCTGCGGCAGACCCACGCCAAGGAGGTGGAGAGCCGTGACGAGGAAGTGGAGGAGATCCGGCAGTCGTGCCAGAAGAAG CTGAAGCAGATGGaggtgcagctggaggaggagtaCGAGGACAAGCAGAAGGTGCTGAGAGAGAAGCGGGAGCTGGAGAGCAAGTTATCTGCTGTCAGCGAGCAG GCTAACCAGCGGGACTTTGAGACGGAAAAGCGCCTGCGCCGGGACCTGAAGAGAACAAAGGCGCTGCTGGCTGATGCTCAGATCATGCTGGACCACCTGAAAAACAACGCACCCAGCAAGAGGGAGATCACCCAGCTCAAGAATCAG ctggaagagTCGGAGTTcacctgtgcagctgctgtcaAGGCCCGAAAATCCATGGAGGTGGAGATCGAGGACCTCCACCTGCAGATCGACGACCTTGCCAAGGCCAAGGCAGCG ctggaggagcagctgagccgTCTGCAGCGGGAAAAGAATGAGGTGCAGAGCCGGCTGGAGGAGGACCAGGAGGACATGAATGAGCTGATGAAGAAGCACAAGGCAGCTGTGGCCCAG GCATCCCGGGACATGGCACAGATGAATGacctccaggcacagctggaggaggtcagcaaggagaagcaggagctgcaggagaag ctgcaaggtctgcagagccagctggaGTTCCTGGAGCAATCCATGGTGGACAAGTCTCTGGTGAGCCGGCAGGAGGCCAAGATCCGCGAGCTGGAGACCAGGCTGGAGTTCGAGAGGACGCAAGTCAAGCGCCTGGAG agcctGGCCACGCGGCTGAAGGAGAACATGGAGAAGCTGACAGAGGAGCGGGATCAGCGCGCAGCCGCCGAGAACCGGGAGAAGGAGCAGAACAAGcggctgcagaggcagctccgCGACGTCAAGGAGGAGATGGGCGAGCTGGCCAAGAAGGAGGCAGAGGCCAGCCGCAAGAAGCACGAGCTG GAGATGGACCTGGAGAGCCTGGAAGCCGCCAACCAGAGCCTGCAGTCAGACCTGAAGCTGGCCTTCAAGCGCATCGGGGACCTGCAGGCGGCCATCGAGGATGAGATGGAGAGTGACAGCAATGAGGACCTCATCAACAG TTTGCAGGACATGGTGGCAAAGtatcagaaaagaaagagtaaaat TGACGGTGACTCAGATGTGGACTCGGAGCTGGAGGAGCGCGTGGATGGGGTGAAGTCTTGGCTCTCCAAGAACAAAGGCTCCTCCAAAGCGCTCTCGGATGATGGCAGCCTGAAGGGCAGCAG CCCCACGAGCTCCCGGCACACCTTCACCTACGACAGATGGGACGATGAGCAGGACGCCGGGGGCAGCACACGCCGCTCCTCCCGCAGCTCCCCCAGCGCCAGTGAGGCGGAGAGCCGGGCTGCCGAGACCCCTGCCtag
- the LOC130260714 gene encoding serine/arginine repetitive matrix protein 1-like, whose protein sequence is MPFPADANCRGRLSGPPFARSSRCLSCLPGACGAAVPRLRSAPPDGPEPDERPVSVLSSLSYRKRPGLKDSIGGRGDEQTLFSALGERPPSPERPPRRAARGGEPRDRAAVIARAFADASGRARQGLDKRWSLSATDVEKASVASAPVSRVSSASWRGLEDGDDGDEGCSVLSFALSSPGSLRSRRGGPEGRPESRLSLARSHLDEADEGSRGQPLLGRSFSVPPRPRSAASEEEEGPGDARPVQRRSYLDPDLEAAIQEVLSYRPLRTRGYSSPDADSGDDGRSIRSVRSAAPLGAADRPSGSLRRSASALDFSRHTCRCRSSSGSSEEEEEQKKKSSKKRSKKSKKKSKKKKKKQQSSSESSSSSESSSGSTSSYRSTSSVKKGPRGAGSEEPTRPARGKKEEKQRKKQVDNLMMKYLYRPESD, encoded by the coding sequence ATGCCATTTCCCGCTGACGCAAATTGCCGGGGCCGCCTCTCCGGCCCCCCCTTCGCCCGCTCATCTCGGTGTCTCTCTTGTCTCCCCGGTGCGTGCGGGGCCGCGGTGCCGCGGCTCAGGTCAGCGCCGCCGGACGGCCCCGAGCCCGACGAGCGCCCGGTGTCGGTGTTGAGCTCCCTCAGCTACAGGAAGCGGCCGGGCCTCAAGGATTCCATAGGCGGCCGCGGCGATGAGCAGACGCTGTTCAGCGCCCTGGGCGAGCGGCCGCCTTCCCCCGAGCGCCCTCCGCGCCGGGCGGCCCGCGGCGGCGAGCCCCGGGACCGGGCTGCGGTCATCGCCCGCGCCTTCGCCGACGCCAGCGGCCGGGCTCGCCAAGGGCTGGACAAGCGGTGGTCACTCTCGGCCACCGACGTAGAGAAAGCTTCTGTCGCCTCCGCCCCAGTGAGCCGCGTCTCCTCCGCCTCCTGGCGCGGGCTGGAGGACGGCGACGATGGTGACGAGGGGTGCTCGGTGCTGAGCTTCGCCCTCTCCAGCCCCGGCAGCTTGCGGAGCCGGCGCGGGGGCCCCGAGGGCCGGCCGGAGTCGCGGCTCTCGCTGGCCCGCAGCCACTTGGATGAGGCGGACGAGGGGTCCCGCGGGCAGCCGCTCTTGGGGCGCAGCTTCTCTGTGCCCCCACGGCCCCGCAGCGCAGCctccgaggaggaggagggtccTGGGGATGCTCGTCCCGTGCAGCGCCGCTCCTACCTCGACCCCGACCTGGAAGCTGCCATCCAAGAGGTGCTGAGCTACCGCCCGCTGCGGACCAGGGGCTACTCCAGCCCCGACGCCGACTCGGGGGATGACGGCCGGAGCATCCGGAGTGTCCGGAGTGCGGCCCCCCTGGGCGCTGCTGACCGCCCCTCCGGCAGCCTGCGCCGCTCCGCGTCCGCCCTCGACTTCTCCCGGCACACCTGCCGCTGCCGCAGCAGCTCGGGCTCCTCcgaggaagaggaagagcagaagaaGAAGAGCTCCAAGAAGCGTTCcaagaaaagcaagaagaaatccaaaaagaagaagaagaaacagcaGTCATCATCCGAGTCCAGTTCCTCCTCCGAGTCCTCCTCCGGCTCCACCAGCTCCTACCGCAGCACCTCCAGTGTCAAGAAGGGCCCTCGGGGGGCGGGGAGCGAGGAGCCCACACGTCCTGCCCGGGGcaagaaggaggagaagcagcGGAAGAAGCAGGTGGACAACCTGATGATGAAGTACCTGTACCGTCCCGAGAGCGACTGA